The Verrucomicrobiia bacterium genome has a segment encoding these proteins:
- a CDS encoding MgtC/SapB family protein, translated as MMTWSEVVLRLGAATLMGAAIGINRGRSGKPAGLRTQALVTLGSATVMVAMFELATVGSEFDTGAISRVVQGVLTGIGFLGGGVILRDSAHHRVEGLTTAASIWVSAALGLACGAGLWRLALLALVLSLLVLKVGLAVEGTLQLEERSAAGKSAGSAP; from the coding sequence CTGATGACGTGGTCCGAAGTGGTGTTGCGGCTGGGTGCGGCAACCCTGATGGGAGCGGCCATCGGCATCAACCGGGGTCGCAGCGGCAAGCCGGCGGGATTGCGCACCCAGGCGCTCGTCACCTTGGGTTCCGCGACGGTGATGGTTGCCATGTTCGAACTGGCGACCGTGGGGTCTGAGTTTGACACGGGTGCGATCAGCCGGGTCGTCCAAGGGGTGCTCACGGGTATCGGGTTCCTTGGGGGCGGAGTGATCCTGAGGGACAGCGCCCATCACCGGGTCGAGGGGTTGACCACAGCGGCGAGCATCTGGGTTTCGGCAGCACTGGGACTTGCGTGCGGTGCCGGACTCTGGCGCCTCGCCCTGCTCGCCCTGGTGCTCTCGCTGCTTGTTTTGAAAGTCGGCCTGGCCGTCGAGGGAACCCTGCAGCTCGAGGAACGCTCCGCCGCCGGGAAGTCCGCCGGGAGCGCACCCTAG
- a CDS encoding TVP38/TMEM64 family protein codes for MLPVQEVLRHGLEAVQRLGPWGPVLFIGIYVVATVLFVPGSALTLGAGALFGVVWGSVYVSAGSTLGATGAFLLGRYMARDAIARRLEGDARFAAVDRAVAAEGWKIVGLTRLSPIFPFNLLNYAFGLTRVRLGPFVLASWIGMMPGTVLYVYLGSLAQAAVGTRERTPMEWALYGVGLMATVTVTVLITRIARRALARRL; via the coding sequence ATGTTGCCCGTGCAGGAGGTGCTCCGGCACGGGTTGGAGGCGGTGCAGCGGCTGGGTCCATGGGGACCGGTCCTGTTCATCGGCATTTACGTGGTGGCGACTGTTCTGTTCGTTCCGGGGTCCGCGCTGACATTGGGGGCCGGGGCGCTTTTCGGTGTGGTCTGGGGATCGGTGTACGTGTCGGCCGGATCCACCCTTGGCGCCACCGGTGCGTTCCTGCTGGGACGGTACATGGCCCGGGACGCCATCGCGCGCCGCCTTGAAGGGGATGCGCGCTTTGCCGCGGTGGATCGTGCGGTGGCCGCGGAAGGTTGGAAGATTGTGGGACTGACCCGTTTGTCGCCGATCTTTCCCTTCAATCTGCTCAACTATGCCTTTGGATTGACCCGGGTACGGCTGGGTCCGTTTGTCCTGGCGTCCTGGATCGGCATGATGCCCGGGACCGTGCTGTACGTCTATCTGGGTTCGCTGGCTCAGGCGGCGGTGGGAACGCGAGAGCGAACGCCGATGGAATGGGCACTCTACGGCGTGGGCCTGATGGCCACGGTGACCGTCACGGTCCTCATCACCCGCATTGCACGTCGTGCCCTGGCGAGGCGCCTTTGA
- a CDS encoding PQQ-dependent sugar dehydrogenase — protein sequence MKRILSAVLAVGTLVAARGFESPFPASDSANSYSLVRAFSGLNFNKEVNRSIGAKSPPGDTRLFINFKQGAIAVITNTLAPTLTTVLDVRAETWTDNESGLLGFAFHPQFAANRLMYTFGAVSNAQGTFNRLTRWRMDAANPNRVDLSSRFVMIEQFDDLPLHMGGDLHFGPDGYLYVPLGDEGTRVGAETSSQTIDRNFFGGILRIDVDGRPGNLPPNPHPAVRGGYWIPADNPWIGATSFNGRTVDPSRVRTEFWAIGLRNPHRICFEPGTGAILTGDVGLAGWEEVNRVVRGGNYGWHWLEGPQITTRPGVPPQVNPSAFSPPYWSYPNLANPQPGTHPNFTGAAIIGGFVYEGSKYPNLNGKYLCGDFVSGHIWAITRGPVPVVERIAGHSGGLNSFALDPMTGDILVSNGGSWHRLVVNVSAQPPATLSATGVFADLATLTPVSAVRPYEVANPFWSDYALKSRWFFLPAGTTVQRDAQDHWAFPPGAFWVKHFELESDRGSGGRIPVETRFIVKTPDGAYGLTYRWRADRSDADLVEMSGADTHFAVTVDGQEDLQPWRFPSRQECLNCHNETAGWALGFSTRQLNVGDQLGRLVLEGRLTPGWAPGAMAGLPRLSRAEDESVSLGDRFKSYLDANCAYCHQPGGTGRGEWDGRFSVPLEASGIINGSVVGDLGIEGARVIKPRDAFRSILFRRIADMSGHQLPSPHHMPPLATFQLNRGATNLIARYIESLEAVPEPVVRRVWQLGVDDDPAVLPYQPTREFSVQSGLKESPPGVVTRLPGDPEYSATANPSADDDYYFAGVYPVGFNGLSRELRVPQDEPWTAWERAHTIRDLTSRMHFVLDATQTGTGARCRLSLDWVSGGWMLNGVNQPGFGEHDMRVQFRNGTGLVTVLWAGRVTVATNLVLEFPAAAVQATAGANTIEFTRTGPSPTGSSYWIQYDYVRLEALDGGGNTAPVLSGVADQAIDEQVPWSVQLTASDADLPAQVLSYSLVSGPSGLTVGAGGLVSWTPTEAQGPGEYEVTVQVRDNGEPPLGDMKGFRITVREVNTAPVLSAVADRVIDEQVPWSVQLTASDADLPAQVLSYSLVSGPSGLTVGAGGLVSWTPTGTQGPGEYEVTVRVSDSGVPPLGDSRTFRVTVHDAPPPPPPPPEPVVRRVWQLGVDDDPAVLPYQPTREFSVQSGLKESPPGLVTRLPGDPEYSATANPSADDDYYFAGVYPVGFNGLSRELRVPQDEPWTAWERAHTIRDLTSRMHFVLDATQAGTGARCRLSLDWVSGGWMLNGVNQPGFGEHDMRVQFRNGTGLVTVLWTGRVTVATNLVVEFPATAVQATAGAKNTVELLPARVPPQRAVPSLVE from the coding sequence ATGAAGCGAATCCTCTCGGCCGTCCTCGCGGTCGGCACGTTGGTGGCGGCGCGCGGTTTTGAGAGCCCGTTCCCGGCGTCGGACTCGGCCAATTCGTACTCCCTCGTCCGGGCGTTCAGCGGGCTGAATTTCAACAAGGAGGTCAACCGGAGCATCGGGGCCAAGAGCCCGCCGGGTGACACGCGGCTGTTCATCAATTTCAAGCAGGGGGCGATTGCCGTCATCACCAACACGCTGGCCCCCACATTGACCACGGTCTTGGACGTGCGGGCCGAGACCTGGACGGACAACGAGTCGGGATTGCTGGGATTCGCGTTTCACCCGCAGTTCGCGGCCAATCGCCTGATGTACACCTTCGGGGCCGTTTCCAACGCCCAGGGAACGTTCAACCGGCTCACCCGTTGGCGGATGGATGCCGCGAACCCCAACCGGGTGGACCTGTCCAGCCGGTTCGTCATGATTGAGCAGTTCGATGACCTTCCCCTGCACATGGGGGGCGACCTGCATTTCGGCCCGGACGGCTATCTCTATGTGCCGCTCGGAGACGAGGGAACCCGGGTCGGGGCCGAGACCTCGTCCCAGACCATTGATCGGAATTTCTTTGGCGGGATCCTGCGGATTGATGTGGATGGCCGGCCGGGGAATCTTCCCCCCAATCCGCATCCGGCCGTCCGGGGAGGCTATTGGATTCCCGCCGACAATCCGTGGATTGGGGCCACCTCATTCAACGGCAGGACGGTGGATCCCTCCCGGGTGAGGACCGAGTTCTGGGCGATTGGATTGAGAAACCCCCACCGGATTTGTTTTGAGCCGGGCACCGGGGCCATTCTCACCGGGGATGTCGGGCTGGCCGGATGGGAGGAGGTCAACCGGGTGGTCCGCGGCGGGAACTACGGGTGGCACTGGCTTGAGGGGCCGCAGATCACCACTCGGCCCGGAGTACCCCCGCAGGTGAATCCGTCGGCCTTTTCGCCTCCCTACTGGAGCTATCCCAACCTCGCAAACCCGCAACCAGGCACCCATCCGAACTTCACCGGCGCCGCCATCATCGGCGGTTTCGTTTATGAGGGCTCCAAATACCCGAATCTGAACGGGAAATACCTGTGCGGAGATTTTGTTTCCGGGCACATCTGGGCAATCACGCGAGGCCCCGTCCCCGTGGTGGAACGGATTGCCGGTCATTCCGGGGGTCTGAACTCGTTCGCCCTCGACCCCATGACCGGGGATATTCTGGTGAGCAATGGCGGGAGTTGGCATCGCCTGGTGGTCAACGTGTCCGCTCAACCTCCGGCGACCCTCAGTGCCACCGGAGTGTTTGCAGACCTGGCAACGTTGACGCCGGTGTCCGCCGTGCGCCCCTACGAGGTCGCCAACCCTTTCTGGTCCGACTATGCCCTCAAGTCCCGGTGGTTTTTCCTGCCCGCGGGAACCACAGTGCAGCGCGATGCCCAGGACCACTGGGCTTTCCCGCCGGGAGCCTTCTGGGTAAAACACTTCGAGCTGGAATCGGATCGGGGTTCGGGAGGCCGGATTCCGGTGGAGACCCGGTTCATCGTCAAGACCCCCGATGGAGCGTATGGACTGACGTATCGGTGGCGCGCCGATCGATCGGATGCCGATCTCGTCGAGATGTCGGGCGCCGACACCCACTTTGCCGTCACTGTGGACGGGCAGGAAGACCTCCAGCCGTGGCGGTTTCCGTCCCGCCAGGAGTGTCTGAACTGTCATAACGAAACCGCGGGATGGGCCCTGGGGTTCAGCACCCGACAGTTGAACGTTGGCGACCAGCTTGGCCGGTTGGTGCTGGAGGGGCGTCTGACTCCGGGATGGGCGCCGGGCGCGATGGCCGGTTTGCCGCGGCTGTCACGCGCGGAGGACGAATCCGTTTCCCTGGGGGACCGGTTCAAGTCCTACCTCGACGCCAACTGCGCCTATTGCCATCAGCCGGGCGGTACCGGGCGCGGCGAGTGGGACGGCCGGTTCTCGGTCCCATTGGAGGCATCCGGAATCATCAACGGTTCCGTCGTGGGCGACCTTGGAATCGAAGGGGCCCGCGTGATCAAGCCCCGAGATGCCTTTCGCTCCATCCTCTTCCGGCGCATCGCTGACATGAGCGGCCATCAACTGCCATCGCCGCACCACATGCCGCCCCTTGCCACATTCCAACTCAACCGGGGGGCCACAAACCTGATCGCTCGGTACATCGAGAGCCTCGAGGCGGTGCCGGAGCCGGTGGTGCGGCGGGTGTGGCAGCTGGGTGTGGACGACGACCCGGCGGTGTTGCCGTATCAGCCGACGCGGGAGTTCAGCGTGCAAAGCGGGCTGAAGGAATCCCCGCCGGGCGTGGTGACCCGTCTGCCCGGGGACCCGGAGTATTCGGCAACCGCCAATCCTTCGGCGGACGACGACTATTACTTCGCCGGGGTGTACCCTGTGGGCTTCAACGGGCTGAGCCGGGAACTGCGGGTGCCGCAGGACGAGCCCTGGACGGCGTGGGAACGGGCGCACACGATCCGGGATCTGACCAGCCGGATGCATTTCGTGCTGGATGCCACACAGACGGGCACCGGAGCACGGTGCCGTTTGAGTCTGGACTGGGTGAGCGGGGGCTGGATGTTGAACGGAGTGAACCAGCCCGGCTTTGGGGAGCACGACATGCGGGTGCAGTTTCGCAACGGCACCGGGTTGGTGACGGTGTTGTGGGCGGGGCGGGTGACGGTGGCGACGAACCTGGTATTGGAGTTCCCGGCGGCGGCAGTGCAGGCCACGGCCGGTGCGAACACGATTGAGTTCACCCGCACGGGTCCCTCCCCAACGGGCAGTTCCTACTGGATCCAGTACGACTACGTGCGGCTGGAGGCGTTGGACGGCGGCGGCAACACGGCGCCGGTGCTGTCTGGGGTGGCGGATCAGGCGATTGACGAGCAGGTGCCCTGGAGCGTGCAACTGACGGCCAGCGATGCCGATCTGCCGGCGCAGGTGTTGAGCTATTCGCTGGTGTCCGGACCGTCGGGGCTGACGGTTGGTGCGGGGGGGCTGGTGAGCTGGACGCCGACCGAGGCACAGGGGCCCGGGGAGTACGAGGTGACGGTGCAGGTGCGGGACAACGGCGAACCCCCACTGGGCGACATGAAGGGCTTCCGGATCACGGTACGGGAGGTCAACACGGCACCGGTGCTGTCAGCGGTGGCGGACCGGGTGATTGACGAGCAGGTGCCCTGGAGCGTCCAGCTGACGGCGAGTGATGCCGACCTGCCGGCGCAGGTGTTGAGCTATTCGCTGGTATCCGGACCGTCGGGGCTGACGGTTGGCGCGGGGGGGCTGGTGAGCTGGACACCGACTGGGACACAGGGCCCCGGGGAGTATGAAGTGACGGTCCGGGTGAGCGACAGTGGCGTGCCGCCCTTGGGCGATTCGCGGACGTTCCGGGTGACGGTTCATGACGCGCCGCCCCCGCCTCCCCCGCCGCCGGAGCCGGTGGTGCGACGGGTGTGGCAGCTGGGTGTGGACGACGACCCGGCGGTGCTGCCGTATCAGCCGACGCGGGAGTTCAGCGTGCAAAGCGGGCTGAAGGAATCCCCGCCGGGCTTGGTGACCCGTCTGCCCGGGGACCCGGAGTATTCGGCAACCGCCAATCCTTCGGCGGACGACGACTATTACTTCGCCGGGGTGTACCCTGTGGGCTTCAACGGGCTGAGCCGGGAACTGCGGGTGCCGCAGGACGAGCCCTGGACGGCGTGGGAACGGGCGCACACGATCCGGGATCTGACCAGCCGGATGCACTTCGTGCTGGATGCCACACAGGCCGGCACCGGAGCACGGTGCCGTCTGAGCCTGGACTGGGTGAGCGGGGGCTGGATGTTGAACGGAGTGAACCAGCCCGGCTTCGGGGAGCACGACATGCGGGTGCAGTTTCGCAACGGCACCGGGTTGGTGACGGTGTTGTGGACGGGGCGGGTGACGGTGGCGACGAACCTCGTAGTGGAATTCCCGGCGACGGCGGTGCAGGCCACGGCGGGTGCGAAGAACACGGTGGAGTTGCTGCCCGCACGGGTCCCTCCCCAACGGGCAGTTCCCTCACTGGTCGAGTGA
- a CDS encoding SDR family oxidoreductase, with the protein MFSLAGKSALVTGAGSGIGAAIAATLAHAGAHVIVTDVQEPGGRATVDALKARGGSGEFESLDITSEAACLTLAGGIHARRGPLDVLVNNAGIGHVGTLLTTTGTDFDRVFAVNVRGLFNVTRAFLPAMLSAGRGSVINLASAAGLEGLRDRLAYATSKHAVVGFTRCVALDHARTGVRVNCICPGRVETPFVKSRLAEYPDPEAAYRDMCSTQANGRMGTPDEIAALALYLAADESAFVTGAALPIDGGMTAGSGRLS; encoded by the coding sequence ATGTTCTCGCTGGCTGGCAAATCCGCGCTGGTCACCGGTGCCGGCTCCGGCATTGGCGCCGCCATCGCCGCAACCCTTGCGCACGCGGGTGCGCACGTGATCGTCACCGATGTTCAGGAACCCGGCGGCAGGGCGACCGTGGACGCGCTGAAAGCCAGGGGCGGCTCCGGGGAGTTTGAATCGCTCGACATCACCTCGGAGGCCGCCTGCTTGACGCTCGCCGGAGGGATCCATGCCCGCCGCGGCCCGTTGGACGTGCTGGTCAACAATGCCGGCATCGGGCACGTCGGCACCCTGCTCACCACCACCGGCACCGACTTCGACCGGGTGTTTGCCGTCAACGTACGCGGCCTGTTCAACGTCACCCGGGCGTTTCTTCCCGCCATGCTGTCCGCCGGACGCGGCTCGGTGATCAACCTCGCCTCCGCCGCCGGACTCGAGGGTCTGCGGGATCGCCTCGCCTACGCGACCAGCAAGCACGCCGTCGTCGGATTCACCCGCTGCGTCGCCCTCGACCACGCCCGGACCGGGGTGCGGGTCAACTGCATCTGCCCGGGCCGCGTCGAGACGCCCTTCGTGAAGTCGCGGCTGGCCGAGTATCCCGATCCCGAGGCCGCCTACCGCGACATGTGCTCCACCCAGGCCAACGGGCGCATGGGCACGCCGGACGAAATCGCCGCCCTCGCGCTGTACCTGGCTGCTGACGAGAGTGCCTTCGTCACCGGCGCCGCACTGCCCATTGACGGGGGCATGACCGCCGGCTCCGGCCGGCTGTCCTGA
- a CDS encoding DNA alkylation repair protein, with protein MKPDRTASGSKPGLRLPAAPRSIARGSTLRALLDLEAIACLAHNLAWVHPRFDYRTFQRDAATGLAPLGIMERGNHLAHVLRRHLPTVYEEAIAVLTASLTPPLQRTDDLGLGGFFHLPHVCFVATYGLDPGYNAGRDPFDTSMGAQYELTRRFSAEFSIRHFLVRWPERTLARLIEWTRDPDPHVRRLCSEGSRPRLPWAIRLTAFQQDPRPVLPILEALKDDPDLYVRRSVANHVGDIAKDHPQLALELCDRWMKDAPPERRWLIRHALRYPAKHGVREALRLRRLAAR; from the coding sequence ATGAAGCCTGACCGAACGGCCTCCGGATCCAAACCCGGCTTGAGACTGCCGGCGGCCCCCCGCTCGATCGCGCGGGGCAGCACTCTGAGGGCCCTCCTTGACCTGGAGGCCATCGCCTGTCTGGCCCACAACCTTGCCTGGGTTCACCCGCGCTTTGATTACCGGACGTTCCAGCGCGATGCCGCGACAGGCCTGGCACCGCTGGGCATCATGGAACGTGGAAATCACCTGGCCCACGTGCTCCGCCGTCACCTTCCAACAGTGTACGAGGAGGCCATCGCCGTATTGACTGCGTCGCTGACGCCGCCCCTCCAGCGAACCGACGATCTGGGGCTGGGCGGGTTCTTCCACCTGCCTCACGTGTGCTTCGTGGCGACCTATGGCCTCGATCCCGGCTACAATGCCGGGCGCGATCCCTTTGACACCTCAATGGGGGCGCAATACGAGCTCACGCGGCGGTTCAGCGCTGAATTCTCCATCCGCCACTTCCTGGTCCGCTGGCCGGAGCGAACGCTGGCACGACTGATCGAATGGACCCGGGATCCGGACCCACACGTTCGCCGGCTGTGCTCCGAGGGGAGCCGTCCGCGACTCCCATGGGCCATTCGGCTGACGGCCTTCCAGCAGGATCCCCGCCCCGTGCTGCCCATCCTTGAGGCGCTCAAGGACGACCCGGACCTCTATGTGCGCCGCAGCGTCGCCAACCACGTCGGCGACATCGCCAAGGATCACCCGCAACTGGCGCTGGAACTGTGCGACCGCTGGATGAAGGACGCCCCGCCGGAGCGCCGCTGGCTCATCCGTCACGCGCTGAGGTATCCCGCCAAACACGGGGTGCGCGAGGCATTGCGGCTCAGAAGGCTGGCGGCGCGCTGA
- a CDS encoding sulfatase, with protein MNPPHLRHLVVLCSLVIGIAHGVGAPRGAAAGPSGPPNILLIFSDDHAWQALSAYGEGRRLVRTPNLDRLAREGMLFKRCLVPNSICGPSRATVLTGKYSHRHGFYNNETVPFDGSQTTFPQLLRAAGYQTAVIGKWHLESDPTGFDHWEILPGQGVYYNPPMIRNGTPVRHQGYVTDIVTDLSLEWLKQRDRSRPFLLMSQHKAPHRDWSPALRHLGWDRDRTHAEPKTLFDDYGGGRGLAWRDQDMELARAFTDNDVKLTPPQGLDDQQRAVWDAYYGPRNAAFREAKLTGRDRLRWIYQRYMHDYLGTILAVDESVGRMMKYLHDEGLWRNTLVVYASDQGFFLGEHGWFDKRWILEESLRTPLIVRWPGVVRPGSRSDRMVSLLDFAPTFLEAAGVPVPSDIQGRSLVPVLEGRPPADWRTSFYYHYYEYPVWHRVRPHYGVVTDRYKLVHFYHPDLDEWELYDLRRDPGETRNFIHDPRQARTVAGLRKELERLRRELEVPPASEEPRHAYGKYPMDGPGVPPGDHRIPAGTTAPP; from the coding sequence ATGAATCCGCCGCACCTTCGTCACCTGGTCGTTCTGTGTTCCTTGGTCATCGGCATTGCCCATGGGGTGGGTGCACCGCGAGGGGCGGCGGCGGGACCGTCCGGACCTCCCAACATCCTGCTCATCTTCTCCGATGACCATGCGTGGCAGGCGCTGAGCGCCTATGGCGAGGGGCGGCGGTTGGTGCGGACGCCGAATCTCGACCGTCTTGCCCGGGAGGGCATGCTGTTCAAGCGGTGTCTGGTGCCGAACTCCATTTGTGGACCGAGCCGCGCCACGGTGCTCACGGGCAAGTACTCCCACCGCCACGGCTTCTACAACAATGAGACCGTTCCCTTTGACGGGAGCCAGACGACGTTCCCCCAATTGCTGCGGGCGGCCGGCTACCAGACTGCGGTGATTGGCAAGTGGCATCTGGAGAGCGACCCGACGGGTTTCGACCACTGGGAGATCCTCCCCGGCCAGGGGGTGTATTATAACCCGCCGATGATCCGCAACGGCACCCCGGTGCGGCATCAGGGATATGTGACGGACATCGTCACCGATTTGTCCCTGGAGTGGTTGAAACAACGGGATCGGTCGCGGCCGTTCCTCCTGATGTCGCAGCACAAGGCACCGCACCGGGATTGGTCGCCCGCCCTCCGGCACCTGGGGTGGGACCGCGACCGCACGCACGCTGAACCGAAGACATTGTTTGACGACTACGGTGGCGGCCGCGGGCTGGCGTGGCGGGACCAGGACATGGAGCTCGCGCGAGCCTTCACCGACAATGATGTGAAGCTGACGCCGCCGCAGGGACTCGACGACCAGCAACGTGCCGTCTGGGATGCCTACTATGGCCCGCGCAATGCCGCATTTCGGGAGGCGAAGCTCACCGGCCGTGACCGCCTGCGCTGGATCTATCAGCGCTACATGCATGATTATCTTGGGACCATTCTGGCCGTGGATGAAAGCGTCGGGCGGATGATGAAATATCTGCACGATGAGGGGCTTTGGCGGAACACGTTGGTCGTGTATGCGAGCGACCAGGGGTTCTTCCTCGGCGAGCACGGATGGTTCGACAAGCGTTGGATCCTCGAAGAGTCGCTGCGCACGCCGCTGATCGTCCGGTGGCCGGGAGTGGTCCGACCCGGGAGCCGGTCGGACCGGATGGTGTCCCTCCTCGATTTCGCGCCGACGTTCCTGGAAGCCGCCGGGGTTCCGGTGCCTTCGGACATCCAGGGCCGGAGTCTTGTGCCGGTCCTGGAGGGACGTCCCCCGGCCGACTGGCGCACCAGCTTCTACTATCACTACTACGAGTATCCCGTGTGGCACCGGGTCCGGCCGCATTACGGAGTCGTCACCGACCGATACAAACTTGTTCATTTTTATCATCCCGATCTCGATGAATGGGAGTTGTACGATCTGCGGCGCGATCCGGGTGAAACCCGGAACTTCATCCACGATCCCCGACAGGCCCGCACGGTCGCCGGCCTGCGGAAGGAGTTGGAGCGTCTGCGGCGCGAACTGGAGGTTCCGCCGGCATCCGAGGAGCCCCGCCATGCGTACGGCAAATACCCGATGGACGGTCCCGGAGTCCCCCCCGGAGACCACCGCATCCCCGCGGGCACGACGGCCCCCCCGTGA
- a CDS encoding mercuric reductase, whose product MSHSAPPPRTSGDAHDDRLVANVHPPDWVNPTPAGRYNLVVLGAGTGGLVAAAIAADLGARVALIERHFMGGDCLNTGCVPSKAVIRAARAVAAVRDAGRFGVRVPDGVTVDFGQVMERMRRLRADISPHDSARRFRDLGVDVYFGAGCFTSFDTVVVGGQSLRFARAVIATGARPAVPPVPGLAAVPFLTNETVFNLTRLPRRLGLLGAGPIGCELAQAFALLGSEVVLVEGARGLLPREDRDAVAMVRAAMERDGVRVLPGGRALRVAAGAAGGIGLQPGPEAGSGEFVVDQLLVATGRIPNVAGLGLDAAGVAHGPHGVTVDDHLRTTNPRIFACGDVCSPHQFTHAADFMARLVIQNALFPGRARVGSLLIPRCTYTSPELAHVGVGASEARDRGMEVDTFTQELSKVDRAILDGDSSGFVRIHVRRGTDTIVGATVVAPRAGDQIGEITLAMKGGLGLDTVGAAIHPYPTHADAFRRTGDLYRRTRLTPPVKRLMAWWFRWCRR is encoded by the coding sequence ATGAGTCATTCCGCACCGCCTCCACGCACGTCCGGGGACGCCCACGACGATCGGCTGGTCGCCAACGTTCATCCTCCCGACTGGGTCAATCCCACACCGGCGGGACGCTACAACCTCGTGGTGCTTGGCGCGGGAACCGGGGGGCTCGTTGCGGCGGCGATTGCCGCCGATCTCGGGGCGCGCGTGGCCTTGATTGAGCGGCATTTCATGGGAGGCGACTGCCTGAACACCGGATGCGTTCCGTCCAAGGCCGTGATTCGGGCTGCGCGGGCGGTCGCCGCGGTCCGCGATGCCGGGCGGTTCGGCGTCCGGGTCCCCGACGGAGTGACGGTGGACTTCGGTCAGGTGATGGAGCGCATGCGCCGGCTGCGCGCCGATATCAGTCCGCACGACTCGGCGCGCCGATTCCGGGACCTGGGGGTGGACGTCTACTTCGGCGCGGGCTGCTTCACCAGTTTCGACACCGTGGTGGTCGGCGGACAGTCCCTCCGCTTTGCCAGGGCGGTGATCGCCACGGGAGCGCGTCCGGCCGTGCCGCCGGTTCCCGGACTCGCGGCGGTGCCGTTCCTGACCAACGAGACCGTGTTCAACCTGACACGGTTGCCGCGGCGCCTGGGCCTTCTTGGCGCGGGTCCCATCGGTTGCGAGCTGGCCCAGGCCTTTGCCCTGCTGGGCTCCGAGGTGGTGCTGGTGGAAGGGGCGCGCGGGTTGCTGCCGCGCGAAGATCGCGATGCGGTCGCCATGGTGCGGGCGGCAATGGAGCGTGACGGCGTGCGGGTGTTGCCTGGCGGCCGTGCGCTGCGGGTTGCTGCCGGGGCCGCCGGAGGAATCGGGTTGCAGCCCGGTCCGGAGGCTGGCTCGGGTGAGTTCGTCGTGGATCAGCTGCTGGTCGCCACGGGCCGGATACCCAACGTCGCGGGTCTTGGACTCGATGCCGCCGGCGTGGCTCATGGACCGCATGGCGTGACGGTGGATGACCACCTGCGGACCACGAACCCACGGATTTTTGCCTGCGGTGACGTGTGTTCGCCCCATCAGTTTACGCATGCCGCCGACTTCATGGCGCGTCTGGTGATCCAGAACGCCCTGTTTCCCGGCCGTGCCCGGGTGGGTTCGCTGCTGATTCCCCGGTGCACCTACACGTCGCCGGAGTTGGCGCATGTGGGGGTTGGCGCGTCGGAGGCCCGTGATCGGGGCATGGAGGTGGACACGTTTACGCAGGAATTGTCGAAGGTGGATCGAGCCATCCTCGACGGGGACTCATCGGGATTTGTGAGGATTCACGTGCGACGGGGCACGGACACGATTGTGGGGGCGACAGTGGTGGCGCCGAGAGCGGGCGACCAGATCGGGGAAATCACACTCGCCATGAAAGGGGGGCTGGGATTGGACACGGTGGGAGCAGCCATCCATCCCTATCCCACGCACGCGGACGCATTCCGCCGCACCGGGGATCTGTACCGGCGTACGCGGCTGACTCCACCGGTCAAGCGGTTGATGGCATGGTGGTTTCGGTGGTGCCGACGGTGA